One Anastrepha obliqua isolate idAnaObli1 chromosome 6, idAnaObli1_1.0, whole genome shotgun sequence DNA window includes the following coding sequences:
- the LOC129250344 gene encoding uncharacterized protein LOC129250344 translates to MPFSPATGTPARDDTYDVGPTNGPTMGSPMGRVTFLKMKSKAILNRLESIATDLDPDNLHSKDEYALNAILELLVELKSSFSVTHTSLEELDFESITSDLPAKFDTTLVNLRATLQREIGKRSTSQHCSTFRMNTADTQSIIVNANRSRVPLLTLPKFSGAYTEWTNFYAMFTSVIDKDSELTQVDKLQHLRSCLSGAALDTVGSLEINDINYKIALELLQKRFDNKRLIFQAHIRGIFELDKVDSSVHTLRALTDKAIAHMRALQSIGSKEQISDSILIQLIVQRLDKVTQAKWEEISTSNDLPSWNQLAGFLEKRCRTLENVEYALQTQASIPVKVLKSVSTNPRKSFVASNSSVGSCVFCESPEHVIYRCQRYVNLSPNLRQKEAKRLNLCLNCLKKGHQIRDCKSGPCRSCQAKHHTLLHFDRLSISPTAQCQAPCTTSESNARTASLSVTSHAHTPSPDVVLLATAIVLIKNRAGTFVPCRALLDSGSQLHFVTTRFANQLQLTRTKSLVAVSGIGDASFSTDGCSVDIVLKSRTSDFCTNMTAVVVKTITDSQPVASINIANWNIPSNIQLADPGFNVPQRIDLLIGAGLFYELFCVGQIQLAPKIPLLQKTRLGWVLSGGKQQAPKLSTFVASHSSTTDINIDDRLDDLVRQFWEIDHVVEPISKNSKEELDCELHFKQNFIRLASGAYSVRLPTKLNLDSLGESYSQARRRFQNLERKLVRNPELKAKYCAFMKEYRDLNHMSLVPNSAIHECKYFLPHHCVIKDESTTTKLRVVFDGSAATTSGLSLNDLLMTGPTIQPKLFNILIRFRTFPIALTGDICKMYRCVRIYPPDSMLQCILWRDSPEDDLNIYKLDTVTYGTKSAAFLAIRSMHQLASDESSVYPLGSRTIIRDFYVDDLISGGDTLEEVEEIKRQTTNILARGNFQLRKWCSNSPDVLRNIPDTDKQDLLKFNDGSDITKALDDFGLIRVGGRLRHSTLNLEARHSCILPKNHPLTFAIITYYHQNPEDLDVLTPGHFLIGGPPTAFPEPNLTLLNYNRLNQWQRVSYIQQIFWKRWKRVKWRTPQPSIQVNDIVCIKEENTAPLKWPLARVVELITGTDDVARVAVLRTPTGITRRAINKLCVLPVNASVQSPDLSTGGRMFGAAANPATQPTN, encoded by the coding sequence ATGCCATTCAGCCCGGCTACTGGTACACCAGCAAGAGACGATACGTATGATGTTGGTCCAACCAATGGGCCGACTATGGGTTCGCCTATGGGCCGAGTGACATTTCTGAAGATGAAATCGAAAGCTATACTTAATCGCCTTGAAAGTATAGCCACCGACTTGGATCCTGATAATCTGCACAGTAAGGATGAATATGCTCTCAACGCAATACTGGAATTATTGGTGGAGCTGAAATCCAGTTTTTCGGTCACCCACACAAGTTTGGAGGAACTGGACTTCGAGTCGATTACCAGTGACCTACCTGCCAAATTCGATACCACGCTAGTCAATCTCAGAGCCACTCTGCAACGGGAGATCGGGAAGCGCAGTACTTCACAACATTGCTCAACTTTTCGGATGAACACCGCGGACACACAGTCTATAATTGTAAACGCAAATCGTTCGCGTGTGCCACTGCTAACGTTGCCCAAATTTAGTGGGGCTTACACTGAGTGGACAAATTTTTACGCAATGTTCACATCTGTAATCGACAAAGACAGTGAACTGACACAAGTGGACAAGCTTCAACATTTGCGGTCTTGCCTTAGTGGTGCTGCCCTGGACACCGTGGGATCACTCGAGATAAACGACATTAACTACAAAATTGCATTAGAACTTTTACAAAAACGATTTGATAATAAACGTCTTATCTTTCAGGCACACATCAGGGGAATATTTGAGTTGGACAAGGTGGATTCGTCCGTACACACGTTGCGGGCATTGACAGACAAGGCAATCGCGCATATGCGCGCTCTACAATCTATCGGCTCAAAAGAACAAATATCCGATAGCATCCTCATTCAGTTGATAGTGCAAAGGTTAGACAAGGTGACTCAAGCTAAATGGGAGGAGATTTCGACAAGCAACGACCTACCCTCTTGGAACCAACTAGCTGGATTCTTAGAAAAACGCTGTCGTACACTCGAAAACGTCGAATATGCATTGCAGACACAAGCTAGCATTCCGGTAAAAGTCCTCAAAAGCGTGAGTACAAATCCAAGAAAATCTTTTGTTGCTTCGAATAGCTCAGTAGGTAGTTGCGTATTTTGCGAATCCCCCGAACATGTAATTTACCGTTGTCAACGCTACGTCAATTTGTCGCCAAATCTACGCCAGAAAGAAGCTAAAAGGCTCAACCTATGTCTTAATTGTTTGAAGAAAGGTCATCAGATTCGGGACTGCAAATCGGGACCATGTCGCAGCTGTCAAGCGAAGCATCATACACTGTTACATTTTGATCGGTTATCCATTTCACCAACTGCTCAGTGCCAAGCACCTTGCACTACTTCTGAATCGAATGCTAGGACTGCATCATTATCTGTCACGTCCCATGCTCATACTCCTTCTCCTGATGTTGTGCTCCTCGCCACTGCAattgttctaattaaaaatcgTGCTGGAACCTTCGTACCTTGCCGCGCCCTCCTAGATTCGGGTTCGCAGCTTCACTTCGTTACAACTCGTTTCGCTAACCAGCTACAACTTACTAGGACGAAATCATTGGTCGCAGTCTCCGGCATTGGAGATGCAAGCTTTTCGACTGATGGGTGCTCCGTTGATATAGTTCTGAAGTCGCGGACTTCAGATTTTTGTACAAATATGACTGCTGTTGTGGTGAAAACAATTACCGATAGTCAACCAGTCGCTTCAATAAACATCGCTAATTGGAACATACCCTCAAACATTCAACTAGCTGATCCTGGTTTTAACGTGCCCCAGCGTATTGATCTGCTCATCGGAGCAGGACTTTTCTATGAGCTATTTTGCGTAGGACAGATTCAATTAGCACCTAAAATACCATTACTTCAAAAAACTCGCCTTGGTTGGGTTCTGTCTGGCGGTAAGCAACAGGCCCCcaaactttcaacattcgtagCAAGTCACAGCTCAACTACAGATATCAATATTGATGATCGGCTGGATGATTTAGTCCGGCAGTTTTGGGAGATCGATCATGTCGTTGAAccgatttccaaaaattctaaaGAGGAGCTTGACTGTGAGTTGCATTTCAAGCAAAATTTCATTCGTTTAGCCTCAGGCGCATATTCGGTTCGCCTGCCAACAAAGCTAAATTTAGATTCGTTAGGTGAGTCGTACTCACAAGCTCGACGCCGATTTCAAAACCTAGAAAGAAAACTCGTACGTAATCCTGAGCTCAAGGCAAAATATTGTGCATTCATGAAAGAGTATCGTGACCTCAATCACATGTCGTTAGTTCCAAACTCTGCTATCCATGAGTGCAAATATTTTCTGCCGCATCATTGCGTCATTAAAGACGAAAgtactacaacaaaattaagagtTGTTTTTGACGGTTCTGCAGCTACAACCTCGGGTTTATCACTTAATGATTTACTCATGACTGGTCCAACAATTCAGCccaaacttttcaatattttgattcGTTTTCGTACGTTTCCGATTGCACTCACTGGAGACATCTGCAAAATGTATAGATGCGTCCGGATCTACCCACCGGATAGCATGCTCCAGTGTATATTGTGGCGTGATTCTCCTGAAGatgacttaaatatatataaattagacACTGTAACATATGGAACTAAATCTGCGGCATTCCTAGCGATTCGTTCAATGCACCAACTTGCGTCGGATGAATCCTCAGTTTATCCACTTGGTTCGCGAACCATCATTCGAGATTTTTACGTAGACGACTTGATAAGTGGTGGCGATACTttggaagaagtagaagaaatcaAACGACAAACAACGAATATTCTCGCTCGAGGTAACTTCCAGCTAAGAAAATGGTGTTCCAATAGTCCAGATGTTCTTCGTAATATTCCTGATACTGATAAACAAGACTTGCTTAAGTTTAATGACGGCAGCGACATCACCAAGGCATTGGATGATTTTGGCCTTATTCGTGTCGGTGGCAGACTTAGACATTCAACACTCAACCTTGAAGCACGTCATTCATGCATCCTTCCAAAGAATCACCCACTGACATTCGCCATAATAACATATTATCACCAGAATCCGGAAGATCTTGATGTGCTTACGCCAGGTCACTTTTTGATTGGTGGCCCACCAACCGCTTTTCCTGAACCTAATCTTACGTTACTGAATTATAACCGGCTCAATCAATGGCAACGCGTATCCtacattcaacaaattttctggAAGCGTTGGAAGCGAGTTAAATGGCGGACGCCTCAGCCTAGCATCCAGGTGAACGACATTGTGTGCATCAAAGAGGAAAACACGGCTCCACTAAAATGGCCTTTGGCACGGGTAGTCGAACTCATCACTGGAACTGACGATGTTGCACGAGTAGCCGTCTTGCGTACACCTACTGGCATTACACGTAGAGCTATCAATAAGCTGTGCGTCCTTCCTGTAAATGCTTCTGTTCAAAGCCCTGACCTTTCAACGGGGGGGAGGATGTTCGGAGCAGCAGCTAATCCCGCTACACAACCTACAAACTAA